The Eublepharis macularius isolate TG4126 chromosome 15, MPM_Emac_v1.0, whole genome shotgun sequence genomic interval CCAGCCCCAGCCAGGGTAGCCCCAGCCAAGCCCCGCAGTACAGTCCTCTGggtgttgcttgcttgcttggggTCACAACATGCATTTGTAGCACGGCGGTATTTCCCCAGGCCTGGCTCCAGGGCAGATCTACACATACCCGGCTCGTTGCTGGCGCAAGAAACGGCGGCTGAATATCCTGGAAGACCCACGGTTGCGACCTTGCGAGTTCAAGATCGGTAAGAAGTGGTTTGTATGTGTGTGAGCTCATGCAAGCAACTCAGGCTGGGggagggtagagcctggagacagCAGGGTCGGGGAGTGgcgggacctcagtggggcacaATGCTACAGAGTCCCTCTTTCAAGCAGctatttttctccagggaacttgatctctgtagtctggagatcagttgtaattccgggagatctccagcccccacctggaggctggcaagccacCTAAGCAGAGCCTTCCCCACTAGGGAACGCAGCTTCCGAAGCGCAGTGCCCAGGGCCCTTGGGGGGGAGCCCTGCACCAAATGGCTGGAGGCTCTGTCCAGCCCCTTGACGGGGGGGGGATTGGCCCACCAGGCAGAGACTCAGGCCCTGCAGAGGGTCAGGAGGAGGGCCCAGGGGGAGAGGGTGTGGGTGGAGCTGTGAGGGAAACCTTGGTGGGGGTCTCAGGGCTGTCCAGGAAGGgggctccctccttccctcccagagGGTCTTTCCCTGCCTGGTTATGGGGGGGTGGAGATGATGAGCAGGAGGCTGGGGGACGGGAGACAGAGGGGCTTCCCTTGGTCTGAGCTGACCTCTTCCCCCCAGATTGTGAGCCCCCCCTGAAAAAGGAGGGGAACCTCCCCGAGGGGCCCGTTCTGGAGGCATTGCTTTGTGCAGAATCCGGGGACAAGAAGCCAGAGCTGAAAGAGGAGGAGATGGTCCTGGATTGCCCGGTAAGGGGGGGAGGGACCCCCTAGCAGGCCCTCTTTTCTACCCGGCCTTGAGCCCCCCAGCCATCTCAGAGCTCCCTCCAGCAGGACTGACTGCCTGGCCAGAGCTGGAGGGGCTGTCTTCTGCCTGGGGTGGGGAGTCACTGCTGCAGACTTCCTGAactgagtggaggggggggggctttgcagtTCAGCCTGGAACATCCTCGCTAACGAAGTCCCCCCACTGGGCGGCTCATCTGCCAGGGGAGGGTGACAGCCTCGGCCTACCTCGCAGGGGCGTTGTGAGATCTGTTCCGCGTCCGTGTGTGTCCGGGCTGCTCCCCTCTGGCCCTCACTTTCTCTGCCTCTGCTGTAGAAGGCGCCTGTCGGGGAGTTTCTGCACGACCTGGACGCGGAGGACTTGGAGGAGGACGCGCCCCGTCGGAAGAACAAAGCCAAGAGCAAGGTGGGGGGGGAGCAGGCGGGCCgggcccgggggcgggggggctgctgGCTATTCCTTGCTGGGCTCGCCGTCCGAAGCCGGCAGCAAGCAAACGCCCAAGCCCTGCAAACCCCGCCCGCGCCCGTCAGACGCACAAGTCGCAGCAGAGGAGCCGGCGGGCCGCGGCGGGCGCAGGGGGAGGCGTGGCCGGCTGGGACCGGGAGCCGCGGGTTCGAATCCTGCCCCCGCAGTGGGAGCCGGCGCGCTCGGCCCCGCTTTTCTCCCAGGGCCCTTGCGAGGCTAAGCGGGTGCGGGAGAAGAAGGATGCGGCCGCTGGGCCCAGGGGGAAGCGAGAGATGAAGAAACGGCGCCTTGGAAAGCCGCGGGGCCGACCTCCAGCCGGGAGAGCAAAGAGGGCGCTGCGGGCGGGCGGAGCTGTCCTCACCCGGCGCGGGAAGGACTGCGGAGCCGGGGCGCGCCCGAAGGAGGCGCTCCGGGGCCCGGGCGCCGCCAGGGAAAAGGCCCTCCTGCGAGCGGCGCCTCGCTTGGCCTCCGACAAAGGGCGCTCCCGAGCCACCCCGCCGGCACGGCCCCCGAGCCGCGCTGGCCGCGACCGGGGCGCGGGCCTCGCCTCGGCCCCGCGGGTTTCATTCCTAGCCGGCCTTTCCCACCGGGGGCCCAAAGGACGGGGGcgcccgcctcgcctcgcctcgcccagGGACTCTGGCGGGGCCCCCCTGCGCCTGAGCGCCCGAGGCGAGGCCCTGGCGCGGGCGTCGAGCGGGCCTGGGCCTTTCCCGCCCGCTTTGCCTGCACTGGCCCTGCCAGGCTCCCCCGGCCCAGGATGCAGCCCAGCGGGGGCCGCGGCCTTTGGACGGGAAAGCAGCCCGGCGGCCCTCGGGACACGGGAGGGAGCTCATCCGGGAGGCGCGCCGGAGTTGAAAGGGACCGGCCGGCCGCCGTCGGTTGCGGCTCCTGCGAGGGGCTCGGGCGGCGAGGAGCTCCGCTCTCCCGCCGGGCGGGAGGCGGCCCCGGCCCGCACTGCCCAGGCGCTGCCTCTCCTCCGCAGGCCTACGGCATCGGGGGGCTGCGGAAGAGGCAGGAGGCGGCGCTGCTGGAGGACCGCGACAAGCCCTACGTGTGCGACAGTGAGTGCGGGCGGCGGGGCGcgaggcgggggcggggggcgggcccGGTCCGGCCAGGCCAGGCCGGGGCTGCCGGGCCTTCCCGGGCGCGCctccgcctcgcctcgcctctcctctcctctcccctccagtCTGCGGGAAGCGCTACAAGAACCGCCCGGGCCTGAGCTACCACTACACGCACACGCACCTGGCCGAGGAGGAGGGCGAGGAGGGCCCCGAGCGCCACGCCCTGCCCTTCCACCGCAAGAACAACCACAAACGTGAGTGCCCCGCGCCCGCGGCGCCGCCCGAGCCGCTCCAAGGCCAGCGGGCGAGCTGCCGGCCCCCTCCCGCTGCAGAGTCGCCATGGCAACCCGGGGGGGGCAGGGGCTCCGAGCCTGCCCATCAGGGGCGGGGCGGGCACGGGGAAGCCGCCTCCTCCCTCCGGGGTCCGGGGCGCACCCTCTCTGCTTCGCCCCCGGCGGCGTGGGCGGGCAAGCCGCTGCCCTCGCAGGGGGGGGGCTGCCCTCGAAGCCCCGCCCCCCGTGCGGGAAAAGGCCAGCAGGACCGAGGGGCGGGGCCAGAGCCAGCCCCCGCCCACAACgccgcttctccccccccccgctgcccctTTCCTCCTCGGTTGCCGTGGCGACCGGCCCTGGCTGCTGCGGTGGAATGCGCAcaaagaggcggggggggggctgcccagaGGCCCCGCAGGGCGCTgagccgccccgccccgcccgggCCAGGCCCAGCCCGACCGGCCGCCGCCCCTGCGCGAAGAAGCCCCTCCGCGGGCCGGGGCCGGGCGGCCTTTCTTCCTCCCGCGTTCCCCGCCAGCGTGTGGCGAACGCATCCCTGCCCAGGGCCGGAGCCCACCACGCAGCTTGTCTTCTGAAGGGAGAAGCCGCAGCCCGCCGGGCCGCCCCTTCGCCCTCCTTCCCCAGCCCCGCTGCCCCGCGCCCCAGGGCCCGCCCCGCCCGGCCGCCCTCGCCAGCCCCTGCGCATCCCGAGCGCGCACacgcacgcccccccccccgagagctTTCCTTCCGGCCGAGCTCCGCCTCCCTCCACATACGGGGCTGCTTGGCCCCGGGGCATCCCTTCGTTGAGCTCCGTTCCTGGGCTGAGAAGAGGAGGCCGGGCCCCCAGCTGCCCCCCTGGAGGGCTGCCCAGATGGCTGCCCCTTCCCCACAGGGCAGGGAAGCGGACACCTGCCCGCGCTCTTCCTGTGGGGGGTGTCAGccgccaggtggtggctggagagctcccagaattacgacgGATCTcccgagaaaatggctgcttccctGGCATTTTACCCCCTTTCCCGAGCcctgccttctccaagctccacccccaaatctcctggaatttctctgCTTGGCGCTGCCCTTCTAGCCGTCTTCTGTGTATTCTTCTCTTTGCGTTTCTTTCTGTTGAAAGATGAAGAAGCGTTTCTGTAAACTTGTTTCCTATAAGTATTGCTTATTGCCCCTTCTTCATCTGATTGAGATTCTATTTTGCAATATTTATTTCACTTAAAAAATCTTGCTTTTTCCAGAGTTTTACAAAGAGCTGAGCTGGGTCCCTGAGAACCATCGCAGGCACACAGGTAAATGCCATGGTAGGCctcctgggtgggggggggagtagggcATGACAGGGCAGCAGTGTCTCTGTGAGCCTGCAAGATTTCTTGCTTTCCTCTCCTAGAATAGATTCCTCCAGGATttacgagccccccccccccaagtattcCTCAGCACTCCAAACAGCTTCAAATTCTGCGAGCTGAATTAGGCACATGAAGGCTTACATCCATGGTTTTGCTCTGGAGAGCCTGGGTTTCCAGTGCCCCAGAAATGCTTTGACTAAAAGCGAATGAGGGATAGAGaatggaaagaaggggacatgGCGGGAGCATTTGAATGCCCTTTCCCCACAGCTAGGAGGCTGAGAATCTCAGGGACTTCTTGTGCATTAAGTTTGCTTTCATGTACccaactgcacacacacacacacaatcatgcccaatgctgctgctgctgcctgggcatgtgcagagtaaacatgcacagatgggggtgggggcataCTACAactaacaacaatattcgatttagatactgcccttcaggacaacgtaacatccactcagagaggtttacaaactATATTATTGTTTCCTGCaaggaaggggaaaagccacACCTGGCACTTGTGGTGTCTGAAGGGCACTCGGCGGCCAGCGTGTTAAGCCTGCTCCAAATGCCCAGTAGTGGGAACTCAGCATCAAAATTTGCAAAAGAAAGGGAGGCGCAGCAATCCCTGGCATTTGAGAATGACAGCATTTGTGGGCAGAATGAAGGAGATGGGAGTGGGATCCCCCCTGGAGGGGAGGACTGTGCTGGGTTCACTGGGGATCTCTGCGTAGCCCACCCTTGATTTTGGCCTCTCCTTGCTGTTTTGCAGCTAAGAAAGCTCCGGACGGCACAGTCATACCAAACGGTTATTGTGATTTCTGTCTAGGCGGCTCCAAGAAGACTGGCTGCCCCGAGGATCTCATCTCCTGTGCAGATTGCGGCCGTTCAGGTGAGGCTTAGGGTGGGCTCCTCCCGCAGGGGTTTGGAGCAAAAGCACAAGGGGGCCTGGGCTTGCAAGGCAGCCGGGCAAAGTTGATGCCCAACGGATAGTAAAAGGGAGCACAGCCAGCAGGGCAGGCTCAGGGCTTGCCACCAGATGCTCTTAGGAGGTGCTTTGCCTTAACAGCAACCACCCAAATCGTGCAGAGAACGTTTCCCTCTGCACCATGCAAGCACCCTTGTGGCCAGAGTGCTGGCCCTTGCCTCTGCCTGCTGGTGCTACCTGCCTGGCTTTGTCTTCCAGGCCACCCATCCTGTCTGCAGTTCACCGTAAACATGACGGCTGC includes:
- the DPF1 gene encoding zinc finger protein neuro-d4, which produces MEKTHRGPGLAPGQIYTYPARCWRKKRRLNILEDPRLRPCEFKIDCEPPLKKEGNLPEGPVLEALLCAESGDKKPELKEEEMVLDCPKAPVGEFLHDLDAEDLEEDAPRRKNKAKSKAYGIGGLRKRQEAALLEDRDKPYVCDICGKRYKNRPGLSYHYTHTHLAEEEGEEGPERHALPFHRKNNHKQFYKELSWVPENHRRHTAKKAPDGTVIPNGYCDFCLGGSKKTGCPEDLISCADCGRSGHPSCLQFTVNMTAAVRTYRWQCIECKSCSLCGTSENDDQLLFCDDCDRGYHMYCLSPPMAEPPEGSWSCHLCLRQLKEKASAYITLT